The region CCGAGCTCTACCGGGACTCGGCGGCGGAGGCGGGTCGAGACCTCAAGCTGGGCGAGAGCATCGGCGCCTTCCGAGCCGTGGCCTTCGGTGAGAACCGTCAGCAGGCGTTGGAGCTGATGGAACGCACGAACTACTACGGTTTCCAGATCTACTTCTCCGGTTTCGGCTTCTGGGAAGCGCTGCGGCTGCCCGGCGACGAGCAGCAGTGGCCGAAGGGCACGTTGCTGCCGCCGGAGGAGTGGACGATGGACCGCTTCACGAAGACCAAGTACGGGCTCGCCGGAACGGTCGACGACATCAAACGCGACATCGAGGACCTGGCCACGATCCACGGCAACGGCGGGGAGCTGGAGTGGTTCTCCTGGTTCTTCGACCAGGGCCTCATGCCGATCGACGAGGCCAAGCGGCAGCTGGAGATCTTCGCCGAGCACATCATCCCCGAGTTCCGCTGACATCGGCCGGCCCGCCGGCACGGTGTCGGCGGGCCGTCCCGCACACCTTGATGGAGGAGTCGATGAGCGTCACCCTGCGCGGCGTCAATCTCGGATACATGGGCCTGGACAAGTCCCTGCTGGCGAACCGGCCCGAGAACGTGGGCAAGGTCTACGAATGCCCGGCGATCGCGTACATCATCGAGACCCCGGACGGGCGGATCCTCTGGGAGACCGGCCTGTCGGCGCGGTGCTCGGACGAGTGGATGGCCGAGTGGCAGGAGGTCGTCGACCTCGAGGCCGTGACGCCGGAGGCGTGCCTGGAGGCGAGGCTGAAGGAGATGGGCCTGGGGCCGGACGACTTCCGCTACGTGGTGCAGGGCCATCTGCACACCGACCACGCGGGCGGCCTGCGGCTGTTCGAGGACGCCGGCGTCGAGATCGTCGTGCACGAGGACGAGTACGCCCACGTGATGTCGATGGAGTCCGACGGCGACTTCTTCGCCCACGTCGACTGGGCGTTCCTCGGCGACAAGAAGCCGACGGTGGTCTCCGACGGTGGAACCGAGCTCGCCCGGGACGTGCAGCTGATCCACCTGCCGGGCCATACGCCCGGACAGATGGCGATGCAGCTGCAGCTGGAGAACACCGGCACCGTGCTGCTGACCTCCGATGCGCTCTACCACCACGAGAACTACGTCGAACCGGGCGGGGAGCCGCAGATCTACTGGGACATCGACAAGTGGCGGACCTCGCTCGGCACGCTCGGGAAGGTGGCGCGGGACAACGACGCGTGGTTGTTCCCCGGGCACGACGAGACGGGCATCCAGCACTTCGACGGTCGCAAGGAGCTGAAGGCCATCCGGTTCGAGCAGGGTCACGCCTACGCATGAGAACCCGTTCGCGACGGGCGCTCGGTGGCGACGTCGAGGACGACGCGGGGGCGAGATGAGCACCGGTCGCATCGACTGCGACGTGCACCCCGCCGTCCCCGAGATCTCGGCGCTGTTCCCGTTCCTCTCGCAGCGGTGGGTGGACTACTGCGTCGAGAGCGGGGTCGAGGGGTTCGAGCCGGCGTCCTATCCGCCCGGGATGCCGCTCTCGGCCCGGCCGGAGACCCGACGCGCGGGGGTGCCGCCGGGGTCGGACCCGGCTGTGGTGCGCGCGCAGGTTCTCGACCACGGTGGCGCCGGCCGTGCGGTCCTCAACTGCCTCTATGCGGTGCAGGCCCTGCACAACCCGGACTGGGCCGCGGCCATGGCCCGCGCGGTCAACGACTGGCAGGCGGCGTGCTGGCTGAGTGCGGACCCACGGTTCGTGGCCTCCGTCGTGGTGTCGCCGCAGGACCCCCGCGAGGCCGCCGACGAGATCGCCAGGGTCGCGGTGGACAGGCGGTTCGTCCAGGTCATGCTTCTCGCCTCGTCGCAGACGCCGCTGGGGCAGCGGGCGCACTGGCCGATCTTCGCCGCGGCGGAGGCCGCCGGCCTGCCGGTGGCGATCCACCCGGGGGTCTCCGGTGCCAACCCGCTCTCGGCCGTCGGCTGGCCCTCCCACTACATCGAGGACTACGCGGGCGCGGCGCTGGCGTTGCAGTCCCAACTGATCAGCCTGGTGGCCGAGGGTGTGTTCCGGGTCCACCCCGGACTGCGCGTCGTCCTGCTGGAGAGCGGGGTCACCTGGCTGCCGTCGCTGATGTGGCGCTTCGACAAGAACTGGAAGGGGCTGCGCCGGGAGGTCCCCTGGGTGGATCGGCCGCCGTCGCGCATCATCCGGGACCACGTGCTGCTCAGCGTGGCGCCGTTCGACGGTCCCCCCGACCCGCCGCCGGGCTGGGTCGACCGCTTTCTCGACCAGCTGGGGTCGACGGACATGCTCGTGTTCGCCAGCGACTACCCGCACTGGCACCACGGCGACGTCGAGCGCGCGCTGCTCCGCCACCTTTCTCCCGCCGAGCGGGAGCAGGTGCTGCACGGCAACGCCGCCCGGCTCTACCGTCTGGAGAGCGACGAGAGGGAGGCCGCGCCATGACCCGCATCCTCCAACGCCTGATCGACTGCGACGTGCACAACGCGGTTCCTTCGGACACGGCCCTGTCGCCGTACCTGTCCGCCCGCTGGCGGCGCCACCTGGAACTGGTGGGCTCACGGACCTACTCGCCGTTCACCAAGGGCTACGCGTACCCCAAGGCGGCGAAGTTCGCCAGCAGGCACGATGCCTGGCCGCTGTCGGGGGCGCTGCCCGGCTCCGACCTCGAGTTCATGCGCGAGCAGCTGCTCGACGCCTACCCGATCGACTACGCGGTGCTCAACTGCCTGTACCGGGCCGCCGAGCAACGCAACGACCTCTACGGCGCGGCTCTGGCGCGGGCGGTCAACGAGTGGCAGGTCGAGCACTGGCTGGAGCGGGATCCCCGGCTGCGGGCCTCGATCACGGTGCCGTTCGAGTCCCCGGCGCTGGCCGCGGCCGAGATCGACCGCGCCGCCGCCCACCCCGGCTTCGTCCAGGTCCTGCTGTTCCCCCGGACCCGGCAGCCGTTGGGCCGCCGTCACTACTGGCCGATCTACGAGGCGGCGGGCCGGGCCGGGCTGCCGGTGGGGATCCACGCGGCCTCGACGACGCCGGGGCCGATCACGCCGGCGGGATGGCCCTCCTACTACATCGAGGACCACACGGCCCTGTCCGTGGCGTTCCAGGCCCAGGTGATCAGTTTGATCATGGAAGGCGCGTTCGACCGCTTCCCGGACCTGCGGGTCGTGCTGCTGGAGGGTGGGTTCGCCTGGATCCCGTCGATGAGGTGGCGTCTCGACGCCCTGTACGCGCGCCTGCACGAGGAGGTGCCCGACCTCGAGCACCCTCCCTCGCACTACCTGCGCCACCGGATCCGCAGCACCACCCAGCCGATGGAGGAGCCCGAGCACCCGGCCGATCTGGTGCCGCTGCTCCAGGAGATCGGCGAGGACGTCCTGATGTTCTCCACCGACTATCCGCACTGGGACTTCGACAACCCGCACCGGGCGTTCCAGACCACAATCCCGCCGGACCTGCGGACGCGGATCCTGAACGACAACGCGCGCGAGTACTACCGGTTCACGCCGTGACCCCTCGAGTTCCTGCGTTGCCGCGGCACCGGTTGCGATCCCGGGCTCGGGAGCGGCGGCACCGCCAGACCTACCCGGTCACCCGCGACGGGACGGTCACCGGACGAAGCCGGGGCCCTCGATCACCGGATGCGCGGCGAGGAAGTCCTCGTCCACCTCGACTCCGAGACCCGGCCCCTCCGGCGGGAGCACCGTCCCGTCCGGACGCACGGTGATCGCCGGCGACACCAGCTCGTCACGGAACAGGTTGTCGTGGCTGACGTCGGCCTCGAAGTACCCGGCGTTCTCGGTCGCGGCGAGGAGGTGCACCGTGGCGGCCATGTTCAGCCCGGTCGAGGCGGTGTGCGGGTTCAGCGGCAGTTTCCAGGCCGAGGCCAGCGCGGCGATCCGGTGCACCTCCGTCAGCCCGCCGGACTTGGAGAGGTCGGGCTGGAGCACCGAGACGGCGCCGTCCTCGATCAGCCGGTGGAACTCGAAGCGCGTGTAGTGGTTCTCGCCCGCCGCGAGCGGCACTCCGGCGAACCGGGCCGCCGCCGCGTAGCTGCGGTGGTCGTGCGGCGGGAACGGCTCCTCCAACCAGCCGACGTGCTGATCGCGGAGCCCTGGCGCGATCCGCCGCACGTCCTCGAGGTCGTAGGCGGTGTTGGCGTCGGCGAGGATCTCCAGTGCCGGGAACGCCGAGCGGACCGCGGAGATCCGCGCGAGGTCGTCCACGGGGTTGTCGCCGATCCGGAGCTTGACCGCTCGATAGCCGCGCTCGACCAGCGGCCACACCTCCTCGACCAGGAAGCCCGGCTCGCTCCAGCCCAGCGCGACCCCGCCGGCATAGGCCGCGACCGGCCGCGACGCCCCGCCGAGCAGCCGGTACACCGGCCACCCCACGGCCTTCCCGCGGATGTCCCACAACGCCATGTCGATGCCGCTCATCGCGATCGCCGCGGCGGCGCCGAGCCCGTGGCTCGCGAGCTGCGCGGTGTAGATCGTCGTCCAGACGCCGACCGTGTCGGCGGCGTCGAGCCCGACCACCAGGTCCTTGAGCGTGCTGTTGACGAGGTGCCCCACGGTCCCGGGGAGCGGGCGTGGTGCGACTCGCCCCAGCCGACCAGGCCGTCCGTCGTCCGCACCCGGACCACGACGGCGTCACGCTTGACCACCTTGCCGATCCCCAGCCGCTCACCGGCCCGCTCCGACACCGGGAACGAGGTGGGGAAGGCGGTGACGTCCGCGATGTGCATTTTCCGGGTCCTTCCGAGAGGCGGCCGGTGGGCCCGATCGGGCGCCGGAACAGTCGCCGACGTGGATAGCGGGAATCTCCCGGGTTCGCCAGTGGACGAGGCACGTGTCCTGCGATCGGACACTCGTCGACGTCACATCTGGTTACCGTCGTAAGGCATTCCCGATTCTGCCTGCCGGAGGTCTCCGTGAAGATTTCATGCGCGTTCGCCACGTCGCTGGACAGTCACGAGCACGCCCGAATCGCCGAGACGCTGGGTTATGAGCGTGCCTTCTTCTACGACTCGCCCGCTCTCTACCCCGATGTGTGGGTTCAGCTCTGCCGCGCCGCGGAGCGCACCGAGCGGATCGTCCTGGGCCCCGGCGTCCTGATTCCGAGCCTGCGCCATCCGATGGTCACCGCCTCGGCCATCGCGACGTTGGCCTCGATCGCGGGCGCGGAACGCACGATGGTCGGGATCGGCTCCGGCTTCACCGGGCGGCTTTCCATGGGCAAGCGGCCCATCCCGTGGGCCAAGGTCAAGGAGTACGCGCTCGTCGTGGCGGCGCTGCTGCGGGGCGAGGAGGTCGAGTGGGACGGCGGGATCATGCAGATGCTGGCCCCGACCGACCGGTACGCCCCGGCACGGCCCATCGACGTCCCGTGGGTGGTCGCGGCCAACGGGCCGAAGGGCTACGGGGTGACCCGTGAGCTCGGCGCCGAGGTGCTGACCATCCTGGTGCCGAACCCGGACTTCGCCTCGAGCGTCATCCTGGACTTCGGGACCGTGCTCGAGGATGGGGAGGACCCCGGCTCGGCCCGCGTGATCGACGCGGCCGGACACGGGCTGAGCGTCGTCCTGCACTGGGCCGTCGAGCACGGCGTCATCGACGAGCTGATGCCGGAGCGGGGACAGGAGTGGGCCGCCGCCTACGACGACGTGCCGAGGGAGAAGCGGCACCTGGCCCTGCACGACCGGCACCTGGTGGCCGTGAACGAGCGCGACCGTCCCTTCGTCACCGGCGAGCTGATGGTCAAGGGCGGGCTGGCGCTGACGCCGTCGGAGTGGCGGGACAAGATCGCCAAGCTGGAAGCAGCCGGGAGCACCGAGATCGCCTATCAGCCCGCAGGCCCGGACATCCCGCGCGAGCTCGAGGCCTTCGCGGCCGCCGTCCGGGCCTAGGCGAACGGGGATGGGGGCGTGACTGCGACGCAGTCCGACCAGGTGGCCGGCGGCGACTCCGGTGAGGGCCGTCGGACCGGAGCCCGGTTCCGCAGCGGGCGCGACGCCCCCGCCGACGGCGAGCTCGTCGCGTGACTGCTGCCGGTGGGACGTGCCGACCCCGCCCCCGTCCGTGCACGCTCCCACCCCGGCACCGTTCGCGACGGAGTGAGGCGGACCTCCGGTCGTCCTGGAGTTCTCGACCCGGGTGCTCCCGCGCGACGTTCGAATTCTCCCTGCCGGCAGGACGCGCGGCTATAGTCCGTACTCCGGTGGCGCGGGTGGCCGGGCTCGGAGGCGGACATGAGGTTCGGCGGGGTACTCGTCGTCGTCTGGCTGATCATCGGCGCCGTGGCGTCCTATCAGCGCGGATACTTCTCGGGGGACGCCGATGTCAATTGCGCCGAGTTCGGCACCGTACTGCTCACCGTTGTCGCCGGCCCGTTGAACTATCTGGGCGTGAATCCTCGGATCGACTGCACGCTTCCCCGGCCCTCACAATGAGACGTGAGAACGGTCGCGGCCGCGAGAGCGGCTCGGACGCGGTGCCGGCGATCTGCTGACCCGAGCCCTCTCGCTGGATAGCCTCGGCGCGTTCGCCCACCACCGGACGCCGCGACCCACCTCCGAGCCCGGGAGATTCTGTGTCCGCATCCCCGCACAGTGCGCCGCCGCGCCGCTCGATCGTCAAGATCGTCGCCGCGAGCATGCTCGGCACGACCGTGGAGTGGTACGACTTCTTCCTCTACGGCGTCGCCGCGGCGATCGTCCTGCCCGCGGTCTTCTTCCCGGCGGCCGATCCGGTCGCGGGGACCCTGCTGTCGTTCGGCACCTTCGCGATCGGGTTCGTGGCCCGTCCGCTCGGCGGCCTCGTGTTCGGCCACTACGGCGACAAGATCGGCCGTAAGAGACTCCTCGTCCTGAGCCTGCTCATGATGGGCATCTCCACGTTCGCCATCGGCCTGCTGCCGGGATACAACACCATCGGCGTCGCGGCCCCGGTGCTGCTCGTGGTGCTCCGGCTCGTCCAGGGCTTCGCCCTCGGCGGCGAATGGGGCGGCGCGGTGCTGATCGTCTCCGAGCACGGTGAGGCGTCGCGGCGCGGGTTCTGGGCGAGCTGGCCACAGGCCGGGGCCCCGGCCGGGCAACTGCTGGCGAACGGGTTGCTGGCGTTGCTGGCCGTCTTCCAGAGCGAGGAGACCTTCCAGGCCTGGGGCTGGCGGATCCCGTTCCTGCTCTCCGCCGTCCTGGTGCTGATCGGTCTCTACGTCCGGCTCTCCGTCGAGGAGTCCCCGGTGTTCCGGGCCGCCCAGGCCCGCGCCGCCGAGCGCGAGGCCGCGGACACCGCCGCCGGGATCAGGACCACCATGCCGATCGTCGACGTGTTCCGCCGCTACCCGCGGGAGGTGGTCACCGCGATGGGCGCCCGCTTCGCCGAGAACGTCTCCTACTACATCTTCACCATCGTCATCTCCACCTACATGAAGGAACGGTTCGGGCTGCCGTCGTCGTTCGTGCTCGGCGCGGTGCTGATCGGCGCCGCGTTCCACGTCCTGACCATCCCGATGTGGGGCGCGGTGTCGGACCGGATCGGGCGCAAGCCCGTCTACCTCTTCGGCGCGGTCGGTGTCGGCGCGTGGGCGTTCGCGTTCTTCGCCCTTCTCGACACCCGCAACTTCGCGCTCGCCGCCGTCGCCGTCGTCGTCGGGCTGTTCTTCCACGGGGCGATGTACGGGCCGCAGGCGGCGTTCCTGTCCGAGCTCTTCGGCACCCGGGTCCGCTACTCCGGGGTCTCGATCGGCTACCAGCTCGCCTCGGTCGTCGCGGGCGGGCTCGCTCCGATCATCTCCGTCGCACTCCTGGCCGCCTTCGGGACCGGCTACGCGATCGCCTGCTACGTCGCCGCCAGCTCGCTGCTGACGATCCTGGCGGTGGCGACGTACCGCGAGACCCGCGACCGCGACCTGGCCGCCGACGACGGGGAGACGGCCGACCCGTCGTCGACC is a window of Pseudonocardia sp. T1-2H DNA encoding:
- a CDS encoding MFS transporter — its product is MLGTTVEWYDFFLYGVAAAIVLPAVFFPAADPVAGTLLSFGTFAIGFVARPLGGLVFGHYGDKIGRKRLLVLSLLMMGISTFAIGLLPGYNTIGVAAPVLLVVLRLVQGFALGGEWGGAVLIVSEHGEASRRGFWASWPQAGAPAGQLLANGLLALLAVFQSEETFQAWGWRIPFLLSAVLVLIGLYVRLSVEESPVFRAAQARAAEREAADTAAGIRTTMPIVDVFRRYPREVVTAMGARFAENVSYYIFTIVISTYMKERFGLPSSFVLGAVLIGAAFHVLTIPMWGAVSDRIGRKPVYLFGAVGVGAWAFAFFALLDTRNFALAAVAVVVGLFFHGAMYGPQAAFLSELFGTRVRYSGVSIGYQLASVVAGGLAPIISVALLAAFGTGYAIACYVAASSLLTILAVATYRETRDRDLAADDGETADPSSTASTEA
- a CDS encoding mandelate racemase/muconate lactonizing enzyme family protein, translating into MGHLVNSTLKDLVVGLDAADTVGVWTTIYTAQLASHGLGAAAAIAMSGIDMALWDIRGKAVGWPVYRLLGGASRPVAAYAGGVALGWSEPGFLVEEVWPLVERGYRAVKLRIGDNPVDDLARISAVRSAFPALEILADANTAYDLEDVRRIAPGLRDQHVGWLEEPFPPHDHRSYAAAARFAGVPLAAGENHYTRFEFHRLIEDGAVSVLQPDLSKSGGLTEVHRIAALASAWKLPLNPHTASTGLNMAATVHLLAATENAGYFEADVSHDNLFRDELVSPAITVRPDGTVLPPEGPGLGVEVDEDFLAAHPVIEGPGFVR
- a CDS encoding amidohydrolase family protein; translated protein: MTRILQRLIDCDVHNAVPSDTALSPYLSARWRRHLELVGSRTYSPFTKGYAYPKAAKFASRHDAWPLSGALPGSDLEFMREQLLDAYPIDYAVLNCLYRAAEQRNDLYGAALARAVNEWQVEHWLERDPRLRASITVPFESPALAAAEIDRAAAHPGFVQVLLFPRTRQPLGRRHYWPIYEAAGRAGLPVGIHAASTTPGPITPAGWPSYYIEDHTALSVAFQAQVISLIMEGAFDRFPDLRVVLLEGGFAWIPSMRWRLDALYARLHEEVPDLEHPPSHYLRHRIRSTTQPMEEPEHPADLVPLLQEIGEDVLMFSTDYPHWDFDNPHRAFQTTIPPDLRTRILNDNAREYYRFTP
- a CDS encoding N-acyl homoserine lactonase family protein; the protein is MSVTLRGVNLGYMGLDKSLLANRPENVGKVYECPAIAYIIETPDGRILWETGLSARCSDEWMAEWQEVVDLEAVTPEACLEARLKEMGLGPDDFRYVVQGHLHTDHAGGLRLFEDAGVEIVVHEDEYAHVMSMESDGDFFAHVDWAFLGDKKPTVVSDGGTELARDVQLIHLPGHTPGQMAMQLQLENTGTVLLTSDALYHHENYVEPGGEPQIYWDIDKWRTSLGTLGKVARDNDAWLFPGHDETGIQHFDGRKELKAIRFEQGHAYA
- a CDS encoding LLM class flavin-dependent oxidoreductase, with protein sequence MKISCAFATSLDSHEHARIAETLGYERAFFYDSPALYPDVWVQLCRAAERTERIVLGPGVLIPSLRHPMVTASAIATLASIAGAERTMVGIGSGFTGRLSMGKRPIPWAKVKEYALVVAALLRGEEVEWDGGIMQMLAPTDRYAPARPIDVPWVVAANGPKGYGVTRELGAEVLTILVPNPDFASSVILDFGTVLEDGEDPGSARVIDAAGHGLSVVLHWAVEHGVIDELMPERGQEWAAAYDDVPREKRHLALHDRHLVAVNERDRPFVTGELMVKGGLALTPSEWRDKIAKLEAAGSTEIAYQPAGPDIPRELEAFAAAVRA
- a CDS encoding amidohydrolase family protein, whose amino-acid sequence is MSTGRIDCDVHPAVPEISALFPFLSQRWVDYCVESGVEGFEPASYPPGMPLSARPETRRAGVPPGSDPAVVRAQVLDHGGAGRAVLNCLYAVQALHNPDWAAAMARAVNDWQAACWLSADPRFVASVVVSPQDPREAADEIARVAVDRRFVQVMLLASSQTPLGQRAHWPIFAAAEAAGLPVAIHPGVSGANPLSAVGWPSHYIEDYAGAALALQSQLISLVAEGVFRVHPGLRVVLLESGVTWLPSLMWRFDKNWKGLRREVPWVDRPPSRIIRDHVLLSVAPFDGPPDPPPGWVDRFLDQLGSTDMLVFASDYPHWHHGDVERALLRHLSPAEREQVLHGNAARLYRLESDEREAAP